A single window of Rhodococcoides fascians A25f DNA harbors:
- a CDS encoding histone-like nucleoid-structuring protein Lsr2 — protein sequence MAKRVTTQLVDDIDGSVIDDESGETIEFAVNGVEYVIDLKAKNATEFHRKLDYYIEHSTRVGGRKRKPSPAGATTPAKTGTPATRDPAQTRAIRQWAADEGYEISDRGRIPAAIEEAYNAAH from the coding sequence GTGGCCAAACGAGTGACAACCCAATTGGTGGACGATATCGACGGGTCGGTCATCGACGACGAATCCGGCGAGACCATCGAATTCGCGGTCAACGGCGTCGAGTACGTGATCGATCTGAAAGCGAAGAACGCCACCGAGTTTCACAGGAAGCTCGACTACTACATCGAGCATTCCACTCGGGTCGGTGGCCGCAAGCGTAAGCCCTCCCCCGCCGGCGCGACGACGCCTGCGAAGACCGGGACACCGGCCACCCGTGACCCGGCGCAGACACGCGCGATCCGGCAGTGGGCCGCCGACGAGGGCTACGAGATCAGCGATCGCGGCCGCATCCCCGCCGCCATCGAAGAGGCGTACAACGCCGCACACTGA
- a CDS encoding ATP-dependent DNA ligase — translation MTYFVFDVLDVDGESVRTLPYTQRRALLEGLGVADGRRIQVPPTMTRIDGETLMGIAADNGIEGVIAKKAESVYRSGIRSPS, via the coding sequence GTGACGTATTTCGTGTTCGATGTCCTCGACGTCGACGGCGAATCGGTCCGGACGCTGCCCTACACGCAGCGGCGCGCGCTGCTCGAGGGCCTCGGCGTGGCCGACGGGCGCCGGATACAGGTGCCGCCGACCATGACGCGAATCGACGGTGAGACGTTGATGGGCATTGCCGCCGACAACGGCATCGAGGGGGTTATCGCAAAGAAAGCGGAGTCGGTGTACCGATCGGGGATCCGGTCTCCGTCATAG
- a CDS encoding ParB/RepB/Spo0J family partition protein: MTASIETTTAATEAPTTGTTPVVGAGEEFTRLHPTALEVGPNVRDEVDTDSDEFRAVVASITEHGVLLPILARRDEDRIVVIDGQVRTLAALEAGVDSVPVLIRPTASKAKDREIERLTQQVNTNDRRIPLTDGQRAKAVTAMFELGLSATKIAKTMQYNNRDTAKAAGTAGRSQTAREALDAGQLDLEQAAVVAVFDADGDTEAVERLLDAGSWFHSVAQELIADRAERKARAEAGTPYAEKGVTVLEEEPDYDSPYVAAEDLVTADGDPVTDAVIDGAAEHWAVWLTPNEQITVTDTGEVIESESIDWATEGTPKAVATEGYHHHKDVTVAQVWVPEYFTADPDAAGVKLGPILAAASSEPDEADDKASAERKAREKKAAQAALAAKEAEKATRRRTVALNKASAAATIVRKEWLTKFLTRKTLPKGAGKWITETLVDEPGLLTENKAAQYLTELLGVTVPADTSPSAGYPGVADKAARRALAATIDKTPSETRAQVILLAQILAAYEARVSGKGNDSWRRTSWGNQDNYLGFLDQHGHVLTVVEQAAAGMLTPEQAYDALTAPSEDNAADQ; encoded by the coding sequence ATGACCGCAAGCATCGAAACCACCACCGCCGCAACCGAAGCCCCCACGACCGGCACCACGCCGGTCGTGGGGGCGGGCGAGGAGTTCACCCGCCTGCACCCCACCGCCCTCGAAGTCGGCCCCAACGTCCGCGACGAGGTCGACACCGACTCGGACGAGTTCCGCGCCGTCGTCGCCTCCATCACCGAACACGGTGTGCTCCTGCCGATCCTTGCGCGCCGCGACGAGGACCGCATCGTGGTCATCGACGGCCAGGTCCGCACCCTCGCCGCTCTCGAAGCCGGGGTCGACAGTGTGCCGGTGCTGATCCGGCCGACTGCGAGCAAGGCCAAGGACCGCGAAATCGAACGCCTCACGCAGCAGGTGAACACCAACGACCGCCGTATACCGCTCACCGACGGTCAACGCGCGAAAGCGGTGACCGCGATGTTCGAGCTGGGTCTCTCGGCTACCAAGATCGCCAAGACGATGCAGTACAACAACCGGGACACCGCCAAAGCCGCAGGGACAGCGGGCCGGTCGCAGACAGCTCGCGAGGCGCTTGACGCCGGACAGCTCGACCTCGAGCAGGCGGCAGTGGTCGCGGTGTTCGACGCCGACGGCGACACCGAGGCCGTCGAGAGGCTGCTCGACGCCGGGTCGTGGTTCCACTCTGTCGCGCAGGAGCTGATCGCGGACCGCGCCGAACGCAAGGCCCGCGCCGAAGCCGGTACCCCGTATGCCGAGAAAGGTGTGACCGTCCTCGAGGAAGAACCCGACTACGACAGCCCCTACGTCGCTGCTGAGGACTTGGTGACCGCAGACGGAGACCCGGTCACCGACGCCGTCATCGACGGCGCAGCCGAGCACTGGGCGGTGTGGCTGACCCCGAACGAGCAGATCACCGTCACCGACACCGGAGAGGTGATCGAGTCCGAGTCGATCGACTGGGCCACCGAAGGAACCCCGAAAGCCGTCGCCACAGAGGGCTACCACCACCACAAGGACGTCACCGTCGCCCAGGTGTGGGTGCCGGAGTACTTCACCGCCGACCCCGACGCGGCCGGTGTGAAACTGGGGCCGATCCTGGCCGCAGCGTCGAGCGAACCAGACGAGGCCGACGACAAGGCCTCAGCCGAGAGGAAGGCACGCGAGAAGAAAGCAGCGCAGGCAGCGCTCGCGGCCAAGGAAGCCGAGAAGGCCACCCGGCGGCGCACCGTCGCACTGAACAAGGCCAGCGCCGCCGCGACGATCGTCCGCAAGGAATGGCTGACGAAGTTCCTCACCCGCAAGACCCTGCCGAAGGGGGCAGGGAAGTGGATCACCGAAACACTCGTCGACGAGCCGGGACTGTTGACCGAGAACAAAGCGGCGCAGTACCTCACGGAGCTGCTCGGTGTCACCGTGCCCGCCGACACGAGCCCCAGCGCCGGATACCCCGGTGTCGCGGACAAAGCCGCGCGGCGAGCGCTCGCCGCCACGATCGACAAGACGCCCAGCGAGACCCGCGCGCAGGTGATCCTGCTCGCGCAGATCCTCGCCGCCTACGAAGCACGAGTGAGCGGCAAGGGCAACGACTCCTGGCGTCGCACGTCCTGGGGCAACCAGGACAACTACCTGGGCTTCCTCGACCAGCACGGCCACGTGCTGACCGTGGTCGAGCAGGCCGCAGCCGGAATGCTCACCCCCGAGCAGGCGTACGACGCCCTCACTGCCCCCAGTGAGGACAACGCAGCCGACCAGTAA
- a CDS encoding ATP-dependent DNA ligase, which produces MRPLAVGFRWFADRLRGHSSSMPPNPLSPMLATAGPLPSGPAWVWEWKWDGQRGVSVVDGTSQVKLFSRNGNDISASFPDVAAALSDTTAGRSVTLDGELVALDSSGRPDFGLLQRRMHVARPSAALLRRPQ; this is translated from the coding sequence GTGCGACCGCTTGCGGTCGGCTTTCGATGGTTCGCCGATCGCCTACGCGGGCATTCGTCGTCGATGCCCCCGAATCCGTTGTCTCCGATGCTCGCCACTGCTGGGCCGCTCCCGTCCGGACCGGCCTGGGTGTGGGAATGGAAGTGGGACGGCCAACGCGGGGTCAGCGTTGTCGACGGCACATCGCAGGTGAAGCTGTTCTCGCGCAACGGAAACGACATCTCCGCCTCGTTCCCGGACGTGGCGGCGGCGTTGTCGGACACGACGGCGGGTCGATCGGTGACCCTCGACGGCGAGTTGGTGGCACTCGATTCGAGCGGTCGGCCCGATTTCGGGCTGCTGCAACGCCGAATGCATGTCGCGCGCCCGTCGGCGGCGTTGCTGCGGCGACCCCAGTGA
- a CDS encoding ATP dependent DNA ligase has translation MICGWVPTGGRAGGTLAALLLGAYDEANELVYIGRVGTGFTDRMRRELRSTLTERTRPDSRLHGPIPPADAVGVSWVTPELVATVEYREQSATGRLRHPAFKGIRSDIAPRDVVT, from the coding sequence GTGATCTGCGGATGGGTTCCCACGGGCGGCCGCGCCGGCGGGACACTGGCGGCTCTGCTCCTCGGAGCGTACGACGAGGCGAACGAGTTGGTCTACATCGGCCGTGTGGGAACGGGTTTCACCGATCGAATGCGCCGCGAACTGCGGAGCACACTCACCGAGCGCACTCGTCCGGACAGTCGATTGCACGGTCCGATTCCGCCTGCCGACGCAGTCGGAGTGTCCTGGGTGACACCGGAATTGGTGGCGACCGTGGAATACCGCGAACAATCGGCAACGGGACGTTTACGGCATCCCGCATTCAAAGGAATCCGATCCGACATCGCTCCCCGCGATGTCGTGACATGA